The Rhizobium sp. CCGE531 genomic sequence ACCAAAGAGACGAATGGCCATTTCAAGCGCGCCGCGTCGCAGTTCCGAAACTGGATCACCGCGGATGGCAGCGCTGGGCCGACAGGCACCGGCGGCTTCAAGGCTGAAGCCGGACGCTACCATCTCTACGTGTCGCTCGCCTGCCCCTGGGCACATCGAACCCTGATTTTCCGCAAGCTGAAGAAACTCGAGGAGCTGATCTCCGTTTCGATCGTCGATCCGCTGATGCTGGAAAGCGGCTGGGAGTTCAAAGGGAAAGACGGTGGAACCGTCGACCATCTCTTTGGCGCCGATAAGCTCTGGGAAGTTTATCTCAAGGCCGATCCGCATTATTCCGGCCGGGTGACTGTTCCCGTGCTCTGGGACAAGCAGACCGGCACGATCGTCAACAACGAATCAGCTGAAATCATCCGCATGTTCAACACTGCCTTCGATAGCCTGACCGGCTCCAAGGCGGATTTCTATCCCGCCGATCTCAGCGCCGATATCGATGCCCTGAACGAGCGCGTCTACGACACGGTCAACAATGGCGTCTACAAGGCCGGCTTTGCGACGGCTCAGGAAGCCTACGAGGAAAATGCCCGACGCCTCTTCGAAACCCTCGATATGCTGGA encodes the following:
- a CDS encoding glutathione S-transferase family protein — translated: MGMLVDGVWQDVWYDTKETNGHFKRAASQFRNWITADGSAGPTGTGGFKAEAGRYHLYVSLACPWAHRTLIFRKLKKLEELISVSIVDPLMLESGWEFKGKDGGTVDHLFGADKLWEVYLKADPHYSGRVTVPVLWDKQTGTIVNNESAEIIRMFNTAFDSLTGSKADFYPADLSADIDALNERVYDTVNNGVYKAGFATAQEAYEENARRLFETLDMLDQRLAAKRYLFGDRVTEADWRLFTTLVRFDAVYVGHFKCNIRRIADYANLSAYLRDLYQIAGVAETVNLAHIKNHYYRSHKTINPTGVVPIGPDLDFDRPHGREQLAKAA